The following nucleotide sequence is from uncultured Draconibacterium sp..
AAGCAGCCAGACCACCACATACTCCTGCTATAACTGTTTGTTCAGGATCGCGATAAAGTTTTCTCTTCCTCGATTTCTGTCCTGCCAATGGTTCTTCTTCACCTGCCTCCTCCGAAAAATTTTCGGGTGTACCGAGTGTTTCGATGAGTTCCTCTACCCACTCCAAAGTAATAGCCTGGTTTTTCTTGCCCGATTTTTCTGTAAAAATCTCTGCTATCCTCGCTTCAATATCAGCGAAAATTTCTTTGCCGTCGTCATCCTTGCCAAAATAATTTTTCAGTATTACCATGTATTTCTGTAAGGCCTCATATGCGTCTTCTTCAATATGAAATACAGTCCCGCTTATGTTTATTGTCAATGTCCTTTTCATTTTTATTGTTTTTTAAAGTTATTACTATTCTTCTGATTTTTTGCTATTATGCCCTGTTTGTTTTGACTCTTCCAACAGCGTTAACTAATTCACCCCATGAGTCTTCCAGCTCTTGTAAAACGTCTCTACCTTTTTCGGTAAGTTCATAATATTTTCGAGGTGGTCCCTGGGTAGATTCTTCCCAGCGGTAGGATAATAAACCGTCATTCTTTAGCCGGGTAAGTAACGGATAAACAGTACCTTCCACTACTATCATATTGGCATCACGTAAACCTTTGATAACATTCACTGCATACACCGGTTCTTGTTTACATACAAGTAAGATACAGTATTCCAAAACCCCTTTTCTCATTTGTGCTTTTGTATTCTCTAATTTCATGATTTCTGACTTTTAAACGTTTATAATTTTCTTGCTGACAATTTTATATGGAACTAACGATTCCATACTTTGTCAGAAGTCATCCAGTCTTCCAATTCCAGCGGAGATTCAGTTTCTTCGGCAAACTGAAAAGACCAGTGATTAAAAGTAGCTTCATCAATCATCCAGGCTTCTACTCCCAAAGCTTTTTCCTGTTCTGTTTGAACATATTGTGTAGAAACATCAAAGCTCGCTTCATCTGTCATCCAAGCTTCCAGTGCTAATGCTTCTTCTGTCTCCACATCGAAATTTGATATGTAAACATCTGCCCCGGTTGATGATGATTTGTATTCGGTAGAGTTATCAACCATTGCCAGGGCCATTCCCTTAAAGCTAATAGTTAATGGTAATGATTTTCCTAAATTCTGAGCATTTACACTAATACCCAGAGCTACTAAAACTAATCCTAATGTTAATAATCTTGTAGTTACTTTCTGAACATTGTTTTTTGTTTTCATGACTTATCCTCCAGTTGTTTTATTGTTTTCTGTAAAATCTTTTTGTAATTGCTTTCAGTAATATGACGCATTATTTCACACAACGTTACACTTGTATAGTACTTTTTTTAATATGCATCTCTTTTTTGCTAAGTACTATGTTATGCATTGTTCTTATTTTGGAATTAAACAGAATTCACAATACGGATGTAACAAACTCTTTATCTTCGTATTACACCTATGTCTATTTCCATACACTTTCAGAGTATGCGTGTATTTTTGGAAGCAAAAAATAATTTGAAATAGTAACTACTATTGAGGATTTACCACACTAGAATCAATTGAATTTAAAGATATCCGATGAAACTCCACCCTGAGAATTCGAAGATTCCTTTCAAAAATTCGGGCAAAAAAAAAGAGGCCGAAATTGCCTCTTTAAATTTGTTAGCTCCCATACCATTGTAAGTTGCAATTGAATTTGTGATTTTTCTTGCGTACGATCATACTCACCATTCACTCACTTTAATAATTTGCAATTAATTACAAGCACCATCTTAATATTCCTAATTTTATTCGATATTTTCCTAACAATCTATACACTAAAATTAGGCAATCTACGACATATTATTATATTTATACTTTCTAAAAAGCTGCATAGCTATAGCTACATTTATTAAAAACCAATAACAATTACCTATTTATTATGGCAAATATTAAGTATTTTTTAGGCGAAGAGCTTCCGTTGGAGATGCATAAAGTTCGAATGGTTCAACGCCTTGATTTAGTTCCGGTTGAAAGAAGGCTTAAAGCTATTGAGGAGGCCGGCAATAATACATTTCTCCTCTACAATAAAGATATTTACCTTGATATGCTGACTGACAGTGGCGTAAATGCCATGAGTGACAGACAAACAGCTGCAATGTTTACCGTTGACGATAGCTATGCAGGTTCAGCAACATTCACCCGGTTAAAAGACAAGTTGTTCGAGATTTTCGGAAAGGAATATTTTTTACCGGTTCATCAGGGACGTGCCTGCGAAAATCTGCTGTCACTGGCGTTTGTTCGAAAAGACACCTACATTCCGATGAACTACCACTTTACCACAACAAAAGCTCATATAATGATAAACGGTGGTAAAGTTCTGGAATTGTACTTACCTGACGCTTTGGATTCTGTCAGTTCAAAGCCCTTTAAAGGGAATATAGATCTGGAGAAATTACAAAAACTAATCGACGACGAGGGGGCCGATAAAATTTCATTTATTCGGATTGAAGCCGGCACCAACCTTATTGGAGGACAACCTGTTGCTTTAGATAATTTTATAGAAACTGGTAAAATTGCAAAAAAATACAAGATCCCGTTTGTTGTAGATGCCAGTTTATGGGCCGACAACCTGCATTTTATTAAAACCCGCGATGAGAAGTATAAAAACCACTCAACTCGGGAGATTACACGAATTTTATCAGATTCTGCCGACATTATCTATTTCTCGGCGCGTAAATTAGGACACGTTCGAGGTGGCGGAATTGTTACCAACGATGAAGAAGTCTATAAAAAGCTTTTGGAGATGCTTCCTCTTTACGAAGGATTTTCAACCTATGGAGGTATGTCGACACGAGAAATGGAAGCCATGGCCGTTGGTTTAGACGAAACCATGGATGAAGAAATGATTAACCAGGGGCCTATTTTCATTAAATATATGATTGATCAACTTGTTAAACTTGGCATACCTGTAATAACGCCTCCCGGAGGTTTGGGAGCCCACCTTGATGCCATGGCTTTTCTTGATCATGTGCCACAAAAGGAATACAGGGCAGGTTCGTTAGCTGCTGCTTTATACATTGCTAGTGGAGTTCGGGGAATGGAAAGAGGTACAATTTCGGAGGAAAGAGAAGAAGATGGCAGCGACCATTTTGCAGCAGTTGAGCTTTTAAGGCTTGCTCTTCCTCGTCGTGTTTTCACCTTATCGCAGGTAAAATATACCATCGACAGAATTGCCTGGCTTTACGAGAACAGAAAGCTTATTGGCGGACTTGAATTTTATGAAGAACCAAAAGTATTGAGGTTTTTCTTTGGTAAGCTACAACCAACCTCCGACTGGCAGGAAAAGCTTGTGGAGAAATTTAAAGCCGATTTTGGCGATAGTCTGTAGTAAATATTGATTCTTAAATATTCTAAATCCTGTTCAAATAGAGCAGGATTTTTTTATAATCTCGATATTTCACAAACTGAACCGTTTTTCTAAAAACAACACATAAAAAAAGGTCAACCGAAACCAATTGACCTTTTGTGCTTCTGCTAAATTAAACTATTGCAACCTGATTAGCAAAATCCGGAAAAGCGTCTTGCGAATAAATTCCTTCAAATACTCCTATTTACGATCTCATTTTTACTGACTCAGCAGGATTAAGATTGGCAGCCTGATACGCTTTGAAACTTATGGTTATTATAGAAATGAGAACGGTTGATAATGCGGCAATAATCAAAAGATAAATGCTAATTTTTGTTCTGTACACATAGTTTTCCAACCATCTACTCATAAAGTAATAGGCGATTGGTAATGCTATAATAATCGCAATAAGTGCAAGCTTCAGGAAATACTTAATAATTAGTTCCAAAATTGAAATTTCATTTGCACCAAATGTCTTTCTTACTCCAATTTCCTTTGTTCTTTGTTCAACCATATACGATACCAAGCCAAAAAGCCCCAAACATGCTATTATTATGGCGAGAATAGTAAATAAAGTAAAAATAACGCCCCTCTTTTCGTCTGCTTCAAACTGATTATTGAACCTTTCTTCTAAAAAAGTATATTCAAACGGCTTATCAGGAAACACCTCATTCCATTGAGTCTCGATATGGCTAAGTGTTTTATCTGTTTCGTCTTCATTAATTTTTATGTATACGATGTTGTTATTAATTCGGTAGGCAAGAAGCAGCGATTCTGTTTCATTATACATACCGGTTTGATGGTAATCTGCCATAACACCAACAACTCTTGCATTTAAAGCACCTGCATTTTGTCCCAACTGTATTTTTTTTCCAAGTGCTTTGCTCCAGGCCATACGTTTAACAAAGGTTTCATTAACAATAACAGCTTGAAGTGTATCCGATCGCATATCCTGTCTAAAGTTTCTTCCTTCAGAAATTTTAATTCCAAGCGCATCGATAAAATCGTGGTCAACAACACTAAAGTTTACTCCCTTTTCCATCATTCCCTGGTTAGTTTCAACATTGAATACTAATTTACCCGATCCCTCACCAATAGGTGTATTTGTTGAACTAACATATTTAATCCCCGGATGATTTAGTAATGATGTTTTTAAAACGGGGTATTTATTTATCATTTCTCCGTCCAATCTTAAGCTAATTACATTCTCCTGGTCGAACCCCTGATCCATTGTTTTTAAGAAATTCAATTGATTATAGACAACCAAGGTGCAAATAATCATTATCACAGAAATGGAGAATTGAATAACCACCAAAACTTTTCGGAAAGAACTACCTGAAGCTCCCTGAGTTACTTCGCCCTTAAGTACAGCGCTAGGGTTGAATCGAGATAAATAAAATGCAGGATAACACCCGCCAAGAATACCAATAATTAAAACAATACTAAAAAGAGCAGCTAAAAATATCGGACTTATAAGAATACTAAGATCGAATGATTTACCTGCAACAATATTGAACTGGTGCAATAGAATAATAACAAGAACAATACTAAAAAGAAGTGAAACCAAAGTGAGAAAAACAGATTCTGCAAGAAACTGAAAAAGTAGTGGTCCCCTACTCGTTCCTGCTACTTTTCTTAAACCAACTTCTTTCGCTCTTTTGGCCGACCGTGCCGTTGCCAGGTTCATATAATTCATTGCCGCAATTAATACCAGAAAAAACGCCACTATCCCAAAAATATATACATAAGTTATGCTTCCGGTTGGTTCTGGTTCGCTGGCATTTGTTGAATATAGATGGATATCTTTTAATGACTCTAAACTATATTTTATGGTAATATTCATTGCTCCAAATATCGACTTCATATAATTATCGTACATCTCGTCAAGTTTCGTCTCAAATGCTTTTACGTCAATATTATCAGGCAATAACAAATAGGTAAAAACGCCAAAATTCCCCCAACTGCCTAATTGTTTTGGTAGATTGTTTCGGGCCGCAATAGCATCAAAACGAAAATGAGAATTGGACGGAACATTTTCAAGTATTGCCACAACCTCATAAGAATTAGCTCCGGCAGTTAATGTTTTCCCGATGGCATTAGTATTCCCAAAATATTTTAGCGCTACTTTTTTAGTAAGTGCTATTTTATTGGGTTCCGACACAGCAGCTATTGCATCTCCCTCGATTACATTATAATTGAAAATACTAAAAAGTGTTGAGTCTGCATAAAAGAAATTATCCTCGTTATATTCATTATCTTCATATTTATACAATTGACGGGGCATATTAATAAATCGCACAAAAGACTCAACTTCGGGATAATCTTGTTCAACCTGGGGTCCAAACGGAATCTGGGCAACAATCCATGTAAATTGGTCATCGGGTTCTGTTATTGTTGATGAAACACGATAAATACGATCAGCTTTTTCGTGATAATTATCGTAACTAAGTTCGTCGGCAACATAAATTATCAAAAAGAGCGAGCTTGTAATCCCCAGAGTAAGACCAATAATATTTAAAAAGCTGTATCCAAAATACTTAAAAATATGTCTGATCGCCGTTTTTAAAATATTTTTTATCATAACGAATATTTTTATAATCGTTTACACACACTGTTGCACTTGGGAATTTTTAGTCAAATTATGAGTTTTTAAAAGAATTTTCTATCAATAAGAATGCTGATATGATTTTTTAGCAATTTAAGGATAATGCATTAATTACCAATGCATCCATCAACATTTCTGAAGAGCACAAGGGACTGAAGTTGTAATAAACTATACCGACTGAATGAGATTAATAAGACCAAAAGTAGATTTTAAGGTTGCATCTTTTCTGGAAAAATGGTTTTAGACAAAGGGAAAGTTGCAACCTACGAATTCGCCCTACCGATACAGTTTCTTCTCAATGTCAGCAAGGTTTTCATCTCAATAAAATAAATTGATTTTAAATGTGCTCAATGGAACTCTCCCCTGAGAATTTGGTGATTCCTTTCAAAAATTTGGTCATAAAAAAAGAGGTCGAAAAGACCTCTTTAAATTTGGTGGCTCCCCAGGTTGGACTTGAACCAACGACCTACGGATTAACAGTCCGCCGCTCTAACCAACTGAGCTACTGGGGAAGATTTCCTTCCAGCTTTGAATACGTTTTGTTTTCAAAAGCGATGCAAAAGTAATAGCTTTTCTTAAAAGTCAAAACTTTTTTCTAAAAAAAATCGATTAAAAACTCGATCCCCTATCAAAGAAAAATATGGAACAAACTCAAACCATATTCTACTTTTATTGTTATACAGACAGTTATTAAATACAAACATTCAAAATAGAGAAATGAAAAAAATTACAAAACTTTTTTCCTCTGCCTTAATCTTAGGCATTATAGCACTTTCAAGTTTTCAGGCAAAGGCACATTGCGAAATTCCTTGTGGAATTTATGGCGACTCGGTTCGCATTGCCCTGTTATACGAGCACATTGAAACCATTGAAAAATCGATGAACCAGATCAACGAACTATCGAAATCGGAAAATCCTGATTACAATCAGTTGGTTCGTTGGGTAATGAACAAAGAAGAGCATGCTAAAGAAATGCAGGAAATTGTTAGCCAGTATTTTTTGCACCAACGTGTAAAAATAACCTCATCGGCCGACGAGGCAGCATACAGAAAGTATGTAAAACAACTGGAACTGTTACACCACATTTCGGTATTTGCGATGAAGAGCAAACAAAGCACCGATATAAGTATTATTGATACACTTCGCGAAAAGCTTCACCTTTTTGAGCATGCCTATTTTGGCGACGATCATTAAAATCAAGAAAATACAAATATAGGAAGGGCCTTTTTTAAGGTCCTTTTTTGTATCTGCCAGTCCTCACAACACGCAATTAAAATCCGATGAAGGAAAAGTTCTCGAATGAATTAACAATCCGCTGTCAACTGTTTAGTTCATTTCAGTAAAACAACTTGTATATAATCCTTATTTTAGCTTAAAATTAAAAACTATGATCCCAAAAATATCCATTACAGCCAAAATAACGGAAGAGCGTTCTTTAGCCTGTTTATGTACCGATTTAAAAGAAATTAATTCGATCGAACTCACCGAAAAAGAAAAATCTTTCCTGCAAAAGAAGTTAGAAAAGGAAGATACTTGCACAATTACACACATTCCGAACCTCCTGTTTTTTGGCAAGATAAAAACCAACAAAGAACCATACCAGCAATCGGAACTGGCAAGAGTAGCCGGAACAAAACTTTACGATGCCCTGAAATTAGCGGGTGAAACTTCCGTGCAGATCACTAGTTTTTGCGAAGCAGGGTTTTTTCCTGAATTTTTAGAAGGATTGTTGCTTAACACCTACACTTTCGAGAAATACAAAAAGGAAAAAGAAACATTCCAAATTGAAAATATTGTGATCGTTGATGAGAAGATCACTAATGAGGAAATCGATGAGATTGTAAATACAACAAAGGCAACTTTTGTTGCGCGCGATCTGGTTAACGAGCCACTGTCGTTTCTTACGGCAAGCCAGTTCTCAAAAGAAATTGAAAAGCTGAGTGTCGAAGCCGGCTTTTCACTGGAAGTTTTTCACAAGAAAAAAATTGAAGCGCTGAAAATGGGCGGGCTACTTGCCGTAAACAAAGGCAGTATCGATCCGCCAACCTTTAATATACTGGAATGGAAACCCGAAAATGCAACCAATAAACAAGCCATTGTTTTAGTCGGGAAAGGCGTGGTTTACGACACTGGAGGCTTAAGCCTGAAACCAACCCCGAATTCGATGGATTACATGAAGTCGGACATGGGTGGAGCCGCCGGAATTGTGGCAGCCATATACGCCGCTGCCCTCAATAAACTTCCCTTGCATATTGTTGGCCTGGTTCCGGCAACCGATAACCGCCCCGATGGAAATGCCTATGTGCCGGGCGATATCATAAAAATGTTTGACGGAACCACAGTGGAAATCAAAAACACCGATGCAGAAGGCAGGCTAATTCTGGCCGACGCATTAAGCTATGCAAAAAAATACCAGCCACAACTGGTAATTGATTGCGCTACTTTAACCGGATCGGCCGATATTATTGCCGGGCCACACGCCGCGGTGGTTATGGGCAATACCGCCGAAAAGGTGGAACAATTAAAAAAATCGGGATTTAACATCTACGAACGCCTGATAGAAGTTCCACTTTGGGAGGAATACGGCGCGCCCTTAAAATCGCCAATTGCAGACCTTAATAACCTTGGCACGCGTGAAGGACAAACAACTATAGCCGGAAAATTTCTGGAACATTTCACCGATTACAACTGGATACATGTTGATATGGCCGGACCCGCTTTCAGGAAAGAGAAGGATGCATACCGACCTGCCGGAGGAACAGGTTTTGGTACGCGATTACTTTATGATTTTCTGAAATTACAAACACAATAAGATACACTTCGCTTGAGCACAAACGGTATGGTAATCGCGCAGAAATAAGATCATGCTTATTTAAATTAAATAAATTAACTTTGCGACACCTTATAAAAAGGGCAAATTTTCTGAAATAAAGTACAATGGCAAAACAAGATACAATACGCATAGGAATCACTCACGGAGATATAAACGGAATTGGATATGAAGTAATCTTAAAAACACTTTCCGATCCTCGTATTCTCGAAATGTGCACACCTGTTGTTTATGGCTCACCCAAAGTAGCAGCCTACCACCGTAAAGCACTCGATATAAACGATGTAAGCTTCAACCACATTCGCAGTACCAAAGAGTTACTACCCAGAAAAGCAAACATTATAAATTGTGTTGACGAAAATATTCGGGTTGAATTGGGTAAATCAACCACCGAAGCCGGAGTTTCATCGTTTGAAGCTCTTGACCGTGCTACCAGTGATCTTCAAAAAGGATATATTGATGCACTGATTACAGCACCAATCAATAAAGACAACATTCAAAGTGAAGAATTTAATTTCCCGGGACATACCGAAT
It contains:
- a CDS encoding PspC domain-containing protein translates to MKRTLTINISGTVFHIEEDAYEALQKYMVILKNYFGKDDDGKEIFADIEARIAEIFTEKSGKKNQAITLEWVEELIETLGTPENFSEEAGEEEPLAGQKSRKRKLYRDPEQTVIAGVCGGLAAYFEMDPVVIRLIVVLLALFTSGAGILVYLLLWVIVPKAVTTTQRLEMKGEEVTIKNIEKFLKDEVNAVKESYKKMRKSRFFSKGND
- a CDS encoding PadR family transcriptional regulator, with the protein product MKLENTKAQMRKGVLEYCILLVCKQEPVYAVNVIKGLRDANMIVVEGTVYPLLTRLKNDGLLSYRWEESTQGPPRKYYELTEKGRDVLQELEDSWGELVNAVGRVKTNRA
- a CDS encoding tryptophanase — its product is MANIKYFLGEELPLEMHKVRMVQRLDLVPVERRLKAIEEAGNNTFLLYNKDIYLDMLTDSGVNAMSDRQTAAMFTVDDSYAGSATFTRLKDKLFEIFGKEYFLPVHQGRACENLLSLAFVRKDTYIPMNYHFTTTKAHIMINGGKVLELYLPDALDSVSSKPFKGNIDLEKLQKLIDDEGADKISFIRIEAGTNLIGGQPVALDNFIETGKIAKKYKIPFVVDASLWADNLHFIKTRDEKYKNHSTREITRILSDSADIIYFSARKLGHVRGGGIVTNDEEVYKKLLEMLPLYEGFSTYGGMSTREMEAMAVGLDETMDEEMINQGPIFIKYMIDQLVKLGIPVITPPGGLGAHLDAMAFLDHVPQKEYRAGSLAAALYIASGVRGMERGTISEEREEDGSDHFAAVELLRLALPRRVFTLSQVKYTIDRIAWLYENRKLIGGLEFYEEPKVLRFFFGKLQPTSDWQEKLVEKFKADFGDSL
- a CDS encoding ABC transporter permease, which translates into the protein MIKNILKTAIRHIFKYFGYSFLNIIGLTLGITSSLFLIIYVADELSYDNYHEKADRIYRVSSTITEPDDQFTWIVAQIPFGPQVEQDYPEVESFVRFINMPRQLYKYEDNEYNEDNFFYADSTLFSIFNYNVIEGDAIAAVSEPNKIALTKKVALKYFGNTNAIGKTLTAGANSYEVVAILENVPSNSHFRFDAIAARNNLPKQLGSWGNFGVFTYLLLPDNIDVKAFETKLDEMYDNYMKSIFGAMNITIKYSLESLKDIHLYSTNASEPEPTGSITYVYIFGIVAFFLVLIAAMNYMNLATARSAKRAKEVGLRKVAGTSRGPLLFQFLAESVFLTLVSLLFSIVLVIILLHQFNIVAGKSFDLSILISPIFLAALFSIVLIIGILGGCYPAFYLSRFNPSAVLKGEVTQGASGSSFRKVLVVIQFSISVIMIICTLVVYNQLNFLKTMDQGFDQENVISLRLDGEMINKYPVLKTSLLNHPGIKYVSSTNTPIGEGSGKLVFNVETNQGMMEKGVNFSVVDHDFIDALGIKISEGRNFRQDMRSDTLQAVIVNETFVKRMAWSKALGKKIQLGQNAGALNARVVGVMADYHQTGMYNETESLLLAYRINNNIVYIKINEDETDKTLSHIETQWNEVFPDKPFEYTFLEERFNNQFEADEKRGVIFTLFTILAIIIACLGLFGLVSYMVEQRTKEIGVRKTFGANEISILELIIKYFLKLALIAIIIALPIAYYFMSRWLENYVYRTKISIYLLIIAALSTVLISIITISFKAYQAANLNPAESVKMRS
- a CDS encoding superoxide dismutase [Ni]; this encodes MKKITKLFSSALILGIIALSSFQAKAHCEIPCGIYGDSVRIALLYEHIETIEKSMNQINELSKSENPDYNQLVRWVMNKEEHAKEMQEIVSQYFLHQRVKITSSADEAAYRKYVKQLELLHHISVFAMKSKQSTDISIIDTLREKLHLFEHAYFGDDH
- a CDS encoding leucyl aminopeptidase family protein, which translates into the protein MIPKISITAKITEERSLACLCTDLKEINSIELTEKEKSFLQKKLEKEDTCTITHIPNLLFFGKIKTNKEPYQQSELARVAGTKLYDALKLAGETSVQITSFCEAGFFPEFLEGLLLNTYTFEKYKKEKETFQIENIVIVDEKITNEEIDEIVNTTKATFVARDLVNEPLSFLTASQFSKEIEKLSVEAGFSLEVFHKKKIEALKMGGLLAVNKGSIDPPTFNILEWKPENATNKQAIVLVGKGVVYDTGGLSLKPTPNSMDYMKSDMGGAAGIVAAIYAAALNKLPLHIVGLVPATDNRPDGNAYVPGDIIKMFDGTTVEIKNTDAEGRLILADALSYAKKYQPQLVIDCATLTGSADIIAGPHAAVVMGNTAEKVEQLKKSGFNIYERLIEVPLWEEYGAPLKSPIADLNNLGTREGQTTIAGKFLEHFTDYNWIHVDMAGPAFRKEKDAYRPAGGTGFGTRLLYDFLKLQTQ